Part of the Gadus chalcogrammus isolate NIFS_2021 chromosome 22, NIFS_Gcha_1.0, whole genome shotgun sequence genome is shown below.
AGATTTCATAGCAGCCAGTTGAATCCAGAAAGtgaagttgctggaggacaactttctcaacaCTTTTACTTATGAAAggtagatttgatatttgactgtagtttatatatataaactatagaTAAGCATGGACACAAtcacagaaaatgtatgtttagtacatgagctaaaataaaacaaccttTAAAATATTCATGCATAAAATGATCTTACATTTATGTAGAACTTCAACTTGAAATATTCTTACAAGAACTTAAAGAACATAAACCAGAGCATCTACGTAGAGTCAACGCCAGCTCGACCAATACATCATGAACTAAATCTCCTAACAACTGGCGCAagtttgagtgacaggtctGATGGCCCTTCCTCACCCCTTATTACTATTGGACAGGTGTCCATCTCCCGCCCCTTAATACTAATGCTATCAGGTCAAATCTAAACATAAAGAAAATTTGGTGGCGGTTGAGAGCGCTTGTCAATCAAATTACCAATCTAGCTAGGATCAACATTGATTGGCCTAACCTGCTGTTCCCACGTCCCAACGTCATGCATTTCTAATTGCCTCTATTATTTTGTAGCGAGAAACAAAGATGCAAAGTGCAAGTGTATCAAAGTaaaagtatacattttattgaggaAAAGTAACTGAGTAAAAGTGAAAATTGCTAGAAATGTGCATGCTAAATATAGTGAAGTACAAATCCCCAAAAAACGAGTACAGTTGCTACACGTACAGTCACAAAGTATTTCTACTTTGTTACTAAACACCActgtatacatgtgtatgtaATCATGACATGTGGCAAAGTGATAGTCTTAAGGTGTAAAAGTCTAGTGCAGCGTAACAGtgatatagaaaaaaaatatcGTCTGTGAACGAAAACTTTACTGATAATTCAATTCATATTAAAGAAAAACAGCAGTTTCAGATTCATCTTCTAAATTAGGTTAATATTGAACCTGCATTGATCCTTGATCCTACTTATCCATCATAAAACTTGATTCTCATACAAACTATTTGATTAAAATAAACTTTTATCAATGGTGCTATATACATGGCCGCCCTCTAGGGCTCACTACACAACAATGTGCATGGGCAAAGTCAGGCTTAGAAATGCTCAACCTTTTACAGATGGTAAAGTTGCAGTCTTTGATATGGGTTTTAGAATAGAAAACAAGTTTAATTTCAAATTAACAATGACCATAGTTTCCCCCTTTAAGTTAGGCCTTGATACAATAATATAGAGCTATGAGCTACGCAAAGAAACAATATAGAGATATAGAGCTACGCAAAGAAACAAGCGATAACGTTGTTTGGTACACAGACACAATTGTCACTGACATTTTCTGCCCACCCGATCCGGAACATATCTTGAAATGCAGGCCTTTTCATACACTTAGGGAACTTCAGCTTCACTTGAGCTAATAAACTCAGCTATTGGCAAACAACAGAACTCCCACCCTGAAGAAGTCTTCATTGTCGAAAAACAAACCTCGGGTCAGTTCTCCCCAGATTTCATCAGAAGTTGAAATGTCCAACCGCACAAATTGGAAAATATTAGACAATGTTTTCATCAATGTCGCAatgaacaaaaatacaaatccaCACCAAATGTACCCATTAACTAGATTAAGAAAGTGATTTACAatgcacaaaaataaacaaagctgGTAGGGGAACTGTTTCACTTTCCCTCCAAATACAGACCTCGGGTGTCTTTAGTataatcccccccctccccccagcattTCTAAGCCTTttactggtctggtctctctccagggGGTCCGTCCTCCACGGTGAGCAGTATATGCTCACCCATTGGGTGCTCCTGGGTCTCCAGGGCCTGCCGGAGCTTCTCCCAGAATAGGTTTGGGTGTGCGTCTGCGCGGGACCAGCTCAGGTAGGTTTGTCTCTTCAGGAGCCTCCGCATGCGGTAGTACGGAGACAGCTGCTGCATGGGAATGTCCTCCAGGAACACCAGGATCAGCACATCCTTCTGCTCGTCAAACAGACGGAAACTGGGGAAATGGAACAGGGAGAgttgttttttaatatatgtgAACTCTTTAACCTTTAGGGGAAGGATGGTCTGGGCTCATGccccaacccggtatcacgcgattgcgtgctcctgcgcacgaacgttaatctattgaagcgtgttcccgagcacgatagtccgaatttttgcgtgttacacaaaacgaaatgtaaaccaatgcattctgaatgggagtgttctaagacaattaacgtgctccacaaaacgctacgagagagagagaaagagagagcgggagggacagagagagagagagagagagcgagagagaggcttcagaaagggtgtgcgcagatagtacagtgcactatgtttatgccaaaacctatatatataattaggctgtggaaattgcaataagttaagaacacaacttcgcacgttgagcacacagccgtgtgactcgtttattttgtaaaaaagaaaaccggaaaacaaagcgtgctgaaggtaaacaaatccagcatggtctgtgacgtcatgagacgcacgtaatccttaaggctggtttatgctcggttacgtaagcgtaagcgcaagcgcaagaggcccttgcgcgcccttgcgccccccttgcgcgacttctcacgtcttgcgtgcgtcgggtgatttttctagacttgcgtcattttttacgtaagcttttacgcgagcagcccagcctgcaaggctgtgattggtttgctggtctggttactacttcctgtctggagtatcacccggcaggctcatatacaaaagcattaacctgaagtgaagttaactttgctgccaacacattatgtcgttttaaaatgtagagagatatgcacatttatacaaccccaatgatcaacaacttcatcacccctgttcctctgtctgttgccatcattcactgtgtatggggagaacacgatctggcacataaacaaaccaacgactcccatagacaaagacgtcattctcgaggtcgtcttcaacgaaaaactttcctccacatattactccacctactgttctggcggtaaattgcttggcaacacgcgcaacacgcgcaacctaaaagggagcatgaattgctttgagtaaattttgcgcaacaacgtaacaccaacgctgaagcatgcagccgcctttagggaccgcgatccctgaaccaccaagaacgtaaatgacatgcagtaaacaacaacacaattgaaagaacaacacataacgaaatactgtaggtgaattatgttacggtcactacaaggctataattatattatttagcgtgcaatgagacaatctatagccaaattgtcgaagatgcccgagaatcttcggggatatcagcatgggaaatcggcgaatcagacccatgaaggggggggggggggacacgttagttgaaggggggggagggggggggggggacacgtttgttgagggggggggagacacgtttgtagggggggggcacgctcgacaacgagagttggtttttattgaacgctcgacaacgagagttggtttttattgaacgagacttcaacacggaacagctgcacgaaacgatggtcacgtcactctcggtgacggtgtcgacaataatgaacacacgaacaatgttaatagaacaacacacaaccacaaaacatcccgaacccattaaccccacttaatcctaacaacaaaacaagttaacaaaagccccatttgtcaactgagaaccccaattcccagaatcccccgcggctccggaacacggcgtagcttatattaatctttattatctgaatgggaaatgcaatattttaggacagatacaccattaaacgcgtttctaatgacatttctagcgagaaatgtacattttccttacataatcttcagtcagtgaatgtttatgatctttattaatctttattatctgaatgggaaatgcaatattttaggacagatacaccattaaacgcgtttctaatgacttttctagcgagaaatgtacattttccttacataatcttcagtcagtgaatgtgtatgatctttattaatctttattatctgaatgggaaatgcaatattttaggaccgattcaccgttaaacgtgtttctaataacatttctagcgaaaaatatactttttacttgcataatcttcagtcagtgattgtgtctgatctttagttttatagttattaggatttgatcggctcgctcgcatgtttcaacgacgtcaggttgctttcgctaaactagcagctcacgtgcatcctgcgtttgtgttattaaactgttactttatgtaacttttaatgatatcatcttgttagaaacacgtatatctgagagccaacccagtcgccaaaagcatacgttgacagtgtacttttcgtgaacactggattacgtcgcatttcaacataaaatagcgtgttatacacacacacacacacacacgcacgcacacgcacagacacacgcacacaagcacacacacgcacgcacagacacacagacacagacacacacacacacacacacacacacacacacacacacacacacacacacacacacgcacacacgcacacggtgcatttcgctgctaaaacaacaacaaaaaaatattccctcaaatattattactttcaaaacgttggccaaaatggccaataatatcattttttatttgggatgcttctaggacattttgggtggattttgaacggtaggtggggggcacgttttttgcaggacctggcaaccctgcgctgttgcccgagatctggatccaccccggcgtggtgccgtctccttttgaccttttgaccccagacttctgggggaatagctgaatcaattcattagtcaatcagaagcatgtaaatatcttcccggtggcgtaagaggacgaacaaggtgtccttcaacatctacgcttccaggagattgcaacggtgccacacatgagcatattcgaacatgtttaatggtagtaattagctgtcgaaattggaggccttaatcaatactgagcagctattgatttgcttcccgataaagatttgtcacaaatgacatgttatttagcatctacacgttgagctgagtccaatgacaccaagaacgacactctagctaatggtaacatgtgttttacatggtacacctaggtctaggacatgatcttggtgtagcaagaggccgagcttgatctcattggactcagcttaacgtgtagatgctaattaacatgtaatttgtcaaaaatctccatcgggaagcaaatctatagctgctcagtattgataaaggcctccaaaatcgacagctaattactaccccgaaacatattcaaatatgatcatgtgtggcactgttgcaatcgtctcgaaacgtagatgtcaaaggacaccttgtttgctctgttgcaccaccgggaagatattttcatacttctaatggattgattcatattttaaggttctcggagtgagactttaagtggctgcagcagaagtgttgagacgaaagatgatatcaagagatttatagaatattcccattcacattatgattcttcgtcgtaacatccgaccaaacatcctttacattcacagagcgaagattatgaaagtccaggctcagcaagtgctccatctcgttgcacctgcacccagcggctcgcttgcaagattttggcctgaagttcttcccagacctacaccctagccatccaacatgcatatctgagaatcaggcctctctttaataatgaccaaaagttatgagagaaacacacattaactttttgttatctcataagcggcgtggtgccggctccttttgaccttttgacccccgacttcaaaaacgtggccacaggccagctgtgtctacacacctttagccacaaatgtacacctccatcccacaaaaaatggagactagaaactaacctctgtcttatgtacatttactgtactgtcggaggtcacgcccctttgccgaccttttcgagatagctagggatgctaaaatgtttacacacatttcccggggccccgtgtacgacatatccgagatttggagttctagcccttagagaaaaaaagttttcccaaatggagtgtcatttggacaaagcccctcagaagtgtagcctgcaagacctaatggttcagaatgtggtggaaaaacagtttttgagataggaaggtcctaccgccctgaaattttaataccttattctagggcctaactgggacctccgcaccgaaacttggcccggtcggaccccgagggcaggaagggggggcctgccctcggggtctgaccgggccaagtctcgggcaggaagggcccccccttcctgccctcggggtccgaccgggccaagtttcggtgcggaggtcccagttaggccctagaataaggtattaaaatttcagggcggtaggaccttcctatctcaaaaactgtttttccaccacattctgaaccattaggtcttgcaggctacacttctgaggggctttgtccaaatgacactccatttgggaaaactttttttctctaagggctagaactccaaatctcggatatgtcgtacacggggccccgggaaatgtgtgtaaacattttagcatccctagctatctcgaaaaggtcggcaaaggggcgtgacctccaacagtacagtaaatgtacataagacagaggttagtttctagtccccattttttgtgggatggaggtgtacatttgtggctaaaggtgtgtagacacagctggcctgtggccacgtttttgaaagagaggcctgattctcagatatgcatgttggatggctagggtgtagttctgggaagaacttcaggccaaaattttgcaagcgagccgctgggtgcaggtgcaacgagatggagcacttgctgagcctggactttcataatcttcgctctgtgaatgtaaaggatgtttggtcggatgttactacgaagaatcataatgtgaatgggaatatcctataaatctcttgatatcatctttcgtctcaacacttctgctgcagccacttaaagtctcactccgagaaccttaaaatatgaatcaatccattagaagtatgaaaatatcttcccggtggtgcaacagagcaaacaaggtgtcctttgacatctacgtttcgagacgattgcaacagtgccacacatgatcatatttgaatatgtttcggggtagtaattagctgtcgattttggaggcctttatcaataatgaccagctatagatttgcttcccgatggagatttttgacaaattacatgttaattagcatctacacgttaagctgagtccaatgagatcaagctcggcctcttgctacaccgagatcatgtcctagacctaggtgtaccatgtaaaacacatgttaccattagctagagtgtcgttcttggtgtcattggactcagctcaacgtgtagatgctaaataacatgtcatttgtgacaaatctttatcgggaagcaaatcaatagctgctcagtattgattaaggcctccaatttcgacagctaattactaccattaaacatgttcgaatatgctcatgtgtggcaccgttgcaatctcctggaagcgtagatgttgaaggacaccttgttcgtcctcttacgccaccgggaagatatttacatgcttctgattgactaatgaattgattcagctattcccccagaagtctggggtcaaaaggtcaaaaggagacggcaccacgccggggtggatccagatctcgggcaacagcgcagggttgccaggtcctgcaaaaaacgtgccccccacataccgttcaaaatccacccaaaatgtcctagaagcatcccaaataaaaaatgatattattggccattttggccaacgttttgaaagtaataatatttgagggaatatttttttgttgttgttttagcagcgaaatgcaccgtgtgcgtgtgtgcgtgtgtgtgtgtgtgtgtgtgtgtgtgtgtgtgtgtgtgtgtgtgtgtgtgtgtgtgtgtgtgtctgtgtctgtgtgtctgtgcgtgcgtgtgtgtgcttgtgtgtgtgtgtgtgtctgtgcgtgtgcgtgcgtgtgtgtgtgtgtgtgtataacacgctattttatgttgaaatgcgacgtaatccagtgttcacgaaaagtacactgtcaacgtatgcttttggcgactgggttggctctcagatatacgtgtttctaacaagatgaaatcattaaaagttacataaagtaacagtttaataacacaaacgcaggaagcacgtgagctgctagtttagcgaaagcaacctgacgtcgttgaaacatgcgagcgagccgatcaaatcctaataactataaaactaaagatcagacacaatcactgactgaagattatgcaagtaaaaagtatatttctcgctagaaatgttattagaaacacgtttaacggtgaatcggtcctaaaatattgcatttcccattcagataataaagattaataaagatcatacacattcactgacttaagattatgtaaggaaaatgtacatttctcgctagaaaagtcattagaaacgcgtttaatggtgtatctgtcctaaaatattgcatttcccattcagataataaagattaataaagatcatacacattcactgactgaagattatgtaaggaaaatgtacatttctcgctagaaatgtcattagaaacgcgtttaatggtgtatctgtcctaaaatattgcatttcccattcagataataaagattaatataagctacgccgtgttccggagccgcggggattctgggaattggggttctcagttgacaaatggggcttttgttaacttgttttgttgttaggattaagtggggttaatgggttcgggatgttatgtggttgtgtgttgttctattaacattgttcgtgtgttcattattgtcgacacccaAACAtatgtttaccggtggaagggatagtgccactatccaatgttgtaaaattaatgcacaaccgatcatttgcaatgtttgtaatttttaaggaacgtatataattgtattttatatgatatacttatgtgttcaaagcactggtagattgtaggcatatatgaatgaatgaatcagatcagttaaataatatatccaaattaatacacgtttatcatctctttctttgtcttttcccccctgcataatagtaatcaaccgtactgtaaatgtgatgcatgaattaagttctcagacaatttcacttagttttataaaaattgaatgaattttccttttaataaagacaattcgatcaaccacaacaaagcttttgtgacttccccaaagaggctccatgcgaaggagatatgaccgcattcataacagacaaaagtcaaataaatatcgatcagcttgattgctgccatgttttattcataagcgcacatgtgtttacaagcggacacgcagtattaaaaagcggaagcggaagcgcttccacactaccaagtcgttcccaaagtcagccgttacaaacgctaggaagcactcgagctagtgTAACAgtgtaaataattactttcttttatttgttAAATTCTGTTAAACTTGGgactccaaccaatattttatattttattctgaaaGTCCACGGCGGaagtttgtgtttgaaagtCAGAAGCAACCAAGCTTACGTTGTGTTAAGTCGCCGTTCTGTCCGCTTGTACATAAGTTCACTTATAAATGCAAACCATGTAAAGTACGATGTTTAAAATATAGCATAACATGTAAAATCTAATGTTACATGTTGTAAGGcgttttgttggtttgtgtgtgatgtttgaggAGTTCTTGAGCACGAGGTGTATGTGACATGTGCGCGCTAATGCGGGCCTCCTCTTTTATAGTTCGAACGGACTAcggctgaatatatatatatgtgaacactggttgtgtgttgtcccaTGTTGCAGGTATGTTCActtaatgttttgtttgtaaataccactatacgatcacttaatgttttttgttgtaaataccactatacgatcattTGAAGTTTGTTTTTGAAAGTCAGAAGCAACCAAGCTTACGTTGTGTTCGAACGGACTAcggctgaatatatatatatgtgtgttgtcCCATGTTGCAGCTAATAAACCAGTCCAGTGCTCCACCCAACCTGTCTCTGTGAGTTCATATAAGAAGCAGAAGAGCTGCAGTGTACCCAAGGTCTCATTGGTGCCGTGACTCGTCGATCTCCTGCTGGACGGTGGCTTCTTCAGCGCGATCCGGGGATTCGTTTTCTACTGCTGCTCCTCTGAGTGTAATCAGGTGGAAATTTTATTTGGACTGTTGAACTGTCAAAGAGCATATCgattttttctgttcatttattttttcaggtgCTCTTTTGTAATTACTTTTTTGCACTTTTTTGAGTGTTGAATTTAATTTGTGACattgaatttttatttttatttttttcttttttcacaaTGAGTTTTAGTCAAGAGGGGTTTAACACCCCTTGTGCCGTtggcagggggagaggagtgtTGGGTTCTCCTATGTTTTTACAGTTTGGAACACCTGTGAACGGGTGTGGTATTGTTCTGGGGGGAAATTAGGGTACACCAGGGTTCCCTTTGATCGGTAGGGATGTGTCCCTTCCCCCAAGTCACCCTGTGGGTAATTCACATGAGCCTCAAAGCATAAGTTCTGCTCTCCCAAGCCCTGAGGCCCTTGCCAATGAGATAGTCAATCAGATGGGGGATGTAATTCAGCATGTTACTCAGAAGGTTGTACAGAACATTATAACCCAGCTCAGCCCATCTGTTAGTACCCCTTTAACCAATGCTTTCGCTTCACCAACCAACGCTGACGTGTCTTCCTCAAACATGCTTGACGCCTCTCATGTACAGCTTGTATCCCACAGAAAATTGAAAGATCCCCCATGCTTCAGAGGGGAGAgctctgactctgtgtctgtgagagagtgggaggatCTCATGAGAATTTATGTTAAGAAAAGTAATCTGAGACCTGAGGAACAAGCTGAAGAGATCCTTGTTCACCTTAGAGGTAAAGCTAAAGATATCGCCCGAGTTGGTACTAGAAATAGTGACATAGACATCACCCGTGACCCTGAATCTATCTATGGTCTCCTACGAAAGCACTTTGACTCTGCCCCATGCTCACCTCTCCCACTAGCAGACTTCTATACCACTCTGCCTGAGAAAGAAGAGGGGGCATTTGACTATTGGCTCAGGCTGCACCGTGCCGTTGACATTGCTGTTGAACGGCTGAAAGAGCATGGCAAGACGCTAGAAAGTCCTGGCACTGAGGTAACACGCATGTTCATAAGAAACTGTCCCACCCCTGAGCTTTCTATGACCTTTCGTTCAAAGACTATGGACAAGTGGACTGCTCATGAAGTTCAGGAAATCTTATGCGAGTATCATTCAGGTCTGACAACCACTGTTAGCAAGGTAGCCAGGGAGAGGGTAACAATGAACATACTGCAgactgctccaccaccacctgtaCCACCTACTGGGGGGCAGGGCGCGCCACAGTCACAGGCCACAGACTCTGCTACCCTTGAACGGCTTATCAGCATGCTGGAGAAGGTGCTTTTGCAGAGACCGGTTCAGTCGGGTCCATCCAGGCAGTCTGGCCCACGGCGTCCCAGAATTTAAGGGTTACATGACGTACCTTGTTCTGTCTGTCGTGACACCGCTCACTCCGCCTTCACTCACTGCCGTGATCATAGGCTCTGTTTTCAGTGTCACTCACCAAACCACTCGAGTCGTGCTTGTCCTGGCCACACAGCCTCAAACACTCGTCAGCAGCCGGAAAACTAGTGGGTCCGCACTTCAGGGAGGACAGTGTGGATCATGATAGTGAGTCTCCCAGCTGTGACAGTGATGACTTGGAATCTTTGTACGAATCTCTTTGCTCCTTTGCAC
Proteins encoded:
- the LOC130375538 gene encoding toll-like receptor 13 isoform X2 — encoded protein: MENITDAIYGSRKTICVVSHDYLESEWCSREIQVASFRLFDEQKDVLILVFLEDIPMQQLSPYYRMRRLLKRQTYLSWSRADAHPNLFWEKLRQALETQEHPMGEHILLTVEDGPPGERPDQ